The Nitrospira sp. genome window below encodes:
- a CDS encoding universal stress protein: MTPPVAPATGLPYRRIIHPSDFTEDSHTGLVHAIKLTLAAQGELSVMHVDPEVARADFEDFPKVRPILERWGALPKGSRREQVRDLGITIKKTRTVGKTPAEGILRYLGTHPADLLVMSTNQYEGLTRWQHAPIAEPVARGSHTATLFVPAHVEGFVVKESGQPKLRRVLVPVSADSQPQLAIDTTAQLAAALGCDNLTVVVVHVGDDDTLQSIRYPSQTGWLWHTMTCRGNVVDVILGMGADFDVDLIVMTTAKQQSLLDMMRGSVTERVLRGARCPLLALPV, encoded by the coding sequence ATGACGCCCCCCGTTGCCCCGGCTACGGGGCTCCCCTATCGCCGGATCATCCACCCCTCGGACTTCACCGAGGACAGCCACACCGGGTTGGTCCATGCCATCAAACTGACCCTCGCGGCACAGGGAGAATTGTCGGTCATGCATGTAGACCCGGAGGTGGCGCGCGCAGACTTCGAAGATTTTCCCAAAGTCCGCCCGATTCTCGAGCGATGGGGCGCGCTCCCGAAGGGAAGCCGTCGCGAACAGGTCCGCGACTTGGGCATCACGATTAAAAAAACCAGAACCGTCGGCAAAACCCCAGCTGAGGGCATTCTCCGCTACCTCGGCACGCATCCGGCCGATTTGCTGGTGATGTCCACCAATCAATACGAAGGACTCACGCGCTGGCAGCACGCTCCCATCGCCGAACCGGTGGCACGCGGAAGCCACACCGCCACCCTCTTCGTCCCGGCTCACGTTGAAGGATTTGTGGTGAAGGAATCGGGGCAGCCGAAACTGCGCCGCGTGCTCGTTCCCGTCAGCGCCGACTCTCAGCCTCAACTCGCCATCGATACGACTGCCCAACTGGCGGCCGCCTTGGGATGCGACAACCTGACCGTCGTCGTCGTCCATGTCGGAGACGACGACACTCTCCAGTCCATCCGCTATCCCAGCCAGACAGGCTGGCTCTGGCACACGATGACTTGCCGAGGCAATGTGGTCGATGTGATCCTCGGGATGGGCGCGGATTTCGATGTCGATCTGATCGTGATGACCACGGCGAAGCAGCAATCATTGCTCGATATGATGCGTGGCAGCGTCACCGAGCGGGTCTTGCGTGGCGCCCGCTGCCCCCTGCTGGCCCTACCGGTCTAA